In Nostoc sp. CENA543, a single genomic region encodes these proteins:
- a CDS encoding heavy metal-responsive transcriptional regulator, producing MLAQAEAKQIGVVAKESGVPIKTIRYYEELGLLKSSGRTEGGFRLFNADVLERLHFIKRAQSLGLSLSEIKEFLDVYDSGQLPCDHIKVKLEDKVKAIDEQIQQLLILRQELSGLLSGWEIKSDHDPSAICPIIESESS from the coding sequence ATGTTAGCCCAAGCAGAAGCCAAACAAATTGGTGTAGTTGCCAAGGAAAGCGGTGTACCCATTAAAACCATCCGCTACTATGAAGAACTGGGTCTACTCAAATCATCAGGCAGAACGGAAGGTGGATTTAGATTATTTAACGCTGACGTTTTGGAGAGATTGCACTTCATTAAACGCGCTCAAAGCTTAGGGTTAAGTTTGTCAGAAATTAAAGAATTCTTAGATGTTTATGATAGTGGGCAATTACCTTGCGACCATATAAAAGTAAAATTAGAAGATAAGGTAAAAGCTATTGATGAGCAAATTCAGCAATTGCTGATTTTGAGACAAGAATTATCAGGATTACTCTCTGGTTGGGAAATCAAGTCTGATCATGATCCTTCCGCTATATGTCCAATTATTGAAAGTGAATCATCTTGA